From Terriglobales bacterium, a single genomic window includes:
- a CDS encoding response regulator transcription factor, with the protein MTPTIFVVEDDADIARLVRHHLEGAGYAVRAFTSTPPVLAAAEKAPPAVFLLDIMVPGGDGLELCRHIRQHASLAMTPVIFLTAKSGEADRIVGLELGADDYIVKPFSPREMVARVKAVLRRFERPPAPAVLHAGDVELDTGAMILKVRGRNVPTTATEFRLLDYLMRHPGRVFTRDQLLDAVWRDTHFVTPRSVDVYVRRLREKIEKDPEDPRHLRTVRGAGYRFEAAK; encoded by the coding sequence GTGACGCCGACCATCTTCGTGGTGGAAGACGACGCCGACATCGCCCGCCTGGTCCGCCATCATCTGGAGGGCGCGGGATACGCGGTGCGCGCCTTCACCTCCACCCCGCCGGTTCTCGCGGCGGCGGAGAAAGCGCCACCCGCGGTCTTCCTGCTGGACATCATGGTGCCGGGAGGCGACGGACTGGAACTTTGCCGCCACATCCGCCAGCACGCCTCGCTGGCCATGACGCCGGTGATTTTCCTCACCGCCAAGAGCGGCGAAGCCGACCGCATCGTGGGCCTGGAGCTGGGCGCGGACGATTACATCGTAAAGCCCTTCAGTCCGCGCGAGATGGTGGCGCGGGTGAAGGCAGTGCTGCGGCGCTTCGAGCGTCCGCCGGCGCCCGCGGTGCTGCACGCCGGCGACGTCGAACTCGACACCGGCGCCATGATTTTGAAGGTACGCGGCAGGAACGTCCCCACCACGGCTACGGAGTTCCGACTGCTCGATTATCTGATGCGCCACCCCGGCCGGGTGTTCACGCGCGACCAGTTGCTGGACGCCGTCTGGCGCGACACGCATTTCGTCACCCCGCGCTCGGTGGACGTGTACGTGCGCCGCCTGCGGGAAAAAATCGAGAAGGATCCGGAGGACCCGCGCCACCTGCGCACGGTGCGCGGCGCCGGATACCGCTTCGAGGCCGCGAAGTGA